Within Cercospora beticola chromosome 6, complete sequence, the genomic segment CAACGAAAATCAGACTTTGGGCAAGATTATCATAGGCCAAGCGGAGAAGGATGACCTACTTGGTCGAAACATCTTGCCGCGCTTTGATAGAGCCCGACAAGTTGCCGTCGTTACAGCTCGATCAATGTTCAGGCAATTCGGAAGTCGTGTGATTGAGGACGGGCAGCCCGGACGCGACGATTATTGGGAAGCAGATGCTCAACACCAAGTTTTTGCAGGGTTCGGTCTCCCCAGCCCCGGGTTTCTCAATGAGTTCCAAAGCCATCCAGGCATCAGAGATCTCGTTGGAAACAATCCTCCCGACCGCTACGAGGCCGTATCTCCCCTTCTGCTGCCCATTGACAGCACAAGTGCTAATACTTCGCGAGATCCGCAACAGTCACACCAGCCACGCAAGGGGCGGAAGAGGCCCGCGACATGCTGCTTGCCTTGCAGTGAACTCAATATACGCTGCGACCTAGGCGTGGAAGGTTGCGTGCAATGCGCGAGGGCAGGTATACCGTGCCGAATGCGCAGCGCGAATGCTGAGTCTTCGCGAGATCCGAACGAGCTACGTGACCCACCAGAGGCACAACAAGGCCGTGCGGAAAGCTGTCTGGCCTGTAGAGAACGGAAATTACGCTGCGATCCAGGAGACGATGGCTGTCTGCAATGCGCGGAGCGAGGGACACCATGCCGGATGCTAAGCCGCCGCAGAGTAAAGCCATCTGGGCCAACATCTCAGTACCCAATGCCACTGGAGGAGCACGAAATCACTCAATCGAAAGCTCTAGAGACTGTACGACCTGAAGATACCATGGACGTGGATACGGATGAAGAGGGTGGCCAAGTTGTTCACATGGCACGGGTTCAACCAGGTGTACCTTTGAACACAAGTCCCGTTTTGAACAAATTTTGACTGAGCCAAGTGCAGGAGAAGCATATTGTAGCGGCTCATTTGCGAGCACTCAACAAAATACATCGAGGTGCAATGGAACCTAATCAACAGATCCGGCGCAAACGTAGCGTTGGTGATGCTCGCGACTTGCGACACCTCATTTGTCTGCCAAGTGTTGCGATTGCTTCCAGCTCTTGTTTGTTTCATGACTTGGCTCAACAGATGACCAACACATCGCCAGCGAGCAGCCTCACGTctggaggacgatgaggcaCTCGCTGCGTTGCGAAACAACGTATTGCTCCTCTCATAAGCATCGAGATGCTCGAAGACGCACAGCGCCATTCGAAAGTCTGACAAAAGTAGCACGCATCACGACCAGAAGAGTGTCGGTCGGGACGATAAGAGAGCCGGTTTGTCTAAGCTGACGATGCATGCAATTGCAATCATGTGATAGGCACATTCTGTCGAGATGTGCGTCCAGAGCGAAAGAGCGCAACGTACAAAAACGGCACTTCAATGTGGAGAGCAATATAGCTGAGGCCTAAACGACTGCGTGGTGCTTCAATGTGCGACACACTGGCTGAGAGTTGGCTGGAACACGCTCGGTGACGAAGCTCGGAGAGGAGGGGGTTTTCCCCTGCCAGCGCTGAAGGTTCAAAGACGATTATCAATTGGCAGTGCATTGATTTTCCATTGAGCGTGTCGCTCGCAAGCAGCATTGTTGTCCTGCTGGGCTTGCCTATTCCAGTATCGCGGCATTCTGGTCTACACTACGCGAAGCGATGACGATCACTCGCTGCAAGCGACCTTTCAACTACGTTAACACTGTCCACCACGAGCACCGGCATCACGCACCAAGCGTCCGCTGGTCCGCAATCTATTCTGCCCCTCACAATATCATCCTCAACCAAGCTTTCAATAAAGGCTTAATGCAAACACGCATTCCATCTTGCAGCCACCTTCGCTTTTTGCCGGGAGATGCGTCTATGTGAAACGGGTATAGTCGTTACTCAAACTAGCTGCCGAAGCAGTGGATCATGCCCCGTTTCAGCATCGATTGCAAGACGACTTCTTGCAAGGCTAGACCACAGCTCCACTTTAGCCGACAACGTGTTGCAGGACTATCCAACAGCAGGTCATAGGGTCGCAGCCAAAATATGCGTTTGATCAAATGCGAAGACATCGTTGGAGATGACTGGACAGACCGTGCATGAAGACCGCGAGTTGGCGTAGATTCTGTTCTCGTCAATTTACCCGGCATGTTTGGGACGACACTGGACGGTGTCTATCCTCTCGGCCAAGATATATAAGCCCAGTCTCGGAAGTCTTGTCGACGATAAACTTCCTCCCAAGCTCCTCATCACATCCTGGTCActcagccttcttcggctcaatcacaacaacaatgaAGTTCTCTTTCACagctcttctttctgccGCAGGCGCAGCTCTGGCAGCTCCGGCCTCCCTGGAGGAGCGTGCCACTCTCAACTATGTGCAGAACTACAatggtgctgctgcaaaCTTCAAGTACAACCAAGGTGCAGGTATGTAGCATGAGCCCAAAATCAGGAATCAACACTAATACTTGAGCAGGCACCTACAGCTTGAACTGGAACGGAAACACCGACGTCGTAGTCGGCCTTGGCTGGACCACAGGCAGTGCCAGGTAATATCCACACCCACTACCctcccctcctcctctccaccacTAATCCCCACCCCAGAACCATAAACTTCTCCGGCAGCTACAACCCCGGCAGCAGCGGTTCCTACTACACCGTCTACGGCTGGCTCAACTCCCCCCTAACCGAATACTACATCGTCGAAAACTACGGCTCCTTCAATCCCTGCACCGGCTCCGGTGTAACCCAACAAGGCTCTGTAACCTCTGATGGCTCAACATACCAAGTCTGCACTCACACCCAAGTCAACCAGCCTTCGATCGTCGGCACGGCAACTTTCACTCAGTTCTTCTCTGTGAGACAGAGTAAGCGGACTTCCGGGTCTGTTACTACTGCGAATCATTTCAAGTATTGGGCTACGAAGGGCTTTGGGAACAGTAATTTCAACTATCAGGTTTTTGCGACTGAGGCTTTTAGTGGGTCGGGGAGTGCGTCGGTTACTGTTTCTTGAGGAGTTGCGGATGTGTGAGATGAGGAgttgtggtggtgggtgATGCTTGATGCATGACCAACGAAGAAAGTTCGGGAGAgcaagtactagctacgcttTCCAGCCACTCGTTTACATGTACGCTTTGGAATGTTTGGCTGTGTGTATAGCCATTTTGAGCCAGGTCCGCGACCAAATCATTCTCTCTCATGAAGAAATTGCACAGAGCATGGGCAATCTTTCTCCAATAAAAGCTCAGCATGGGCTGCTGCAAGTGTACTGGATCTTCTCTACAGCCCAACCCAATCGAAGTCGGACTGGAGACCAAGAAATCGCCATATCTGTGACGGATGGTTTGTTCTCCTGGTACGGCTTTGCGAAGCAGGCATATACACATCATCTCTCTCGAACGCTTGATGAGACGAGTAAGATGATCTTCAATGAAACAGTTACGTGTACTGTTATCCATCCCAGGCCCCCTCAATAGCCCCAGCCTCAACTTGCAACTCCCTCGAATCCAACGCATTACGATCCTCCTCGTTCTTCCTCTCTGTAACAACAAAATTCATATTCGTATGAACATAAAACCCGACAACCATTTCATCAAAAGGTTTATCAAGCCGGCAAGGTTGGAGATTGAATCGCAGTAAAGTCTGCGGTTGGAAAGAATCAGTAAACAAAACGGAACCATCGTTGtgaaaaagaagagaagcaaaaTTGGGAAAACTCACCTCCAAAATCGCCTTATTCAACTCCATCATCGCAACGCCCCTCCCCAAACATCCAAACCTTCCATACCCAAAACATAACCCCACCGTATCCGTCATCCTCGCGATCCTCTCACGCTCTTTCTCCGCATGAGCTGCCTCATCCACGCCCTTGCTGCTACTTCTTAGAGGCAACCACCTCTCCGGCCTAAAAATCTCGACATCCTCCCCAAAAATCTCCTCATGCCTCATCATGCCCCAACTATTCCAACCTATTTGCGTACCTCCAGGCACGAAtttctcctcgccatcgacgTCGATTCGGACTCCGTCGTCAGGAACGCGTTTGGCTAAGAGGCCGGTGACGGGTGGATATATTCTTAGTCCTTCCTTGATACAGGCTTGCAGATAAGGTAATTGCCTTGCTTCCGAATCTTGGATGACTGGTCGTGAGATTCTACCCTCGGCAATGCCAGCTTGGGCTTCCGCGAGCAAACGCTGCAAAACAGGTGGGTTTGTGGAAATGAAATGTAGAGCCAGACGGAGAGCGGAAGCAGTACTGTCCGATCCTGCAGTGATTTGGGTCAGAGTTTCGCTTTCGAGTTCGCCTTGCGTGAGACCTTTGTTGATGAAGGCGCTCAGCATGTCTTGTCGTACGACAGGTTTGTTGCCAAAGCGTTCGCGGACACGATCAGCTGCGAAGCCCATTACGCGACCGAGACCACGTTTGTCTGTGCTTTTGGGGAGAGCGGCTTTGAGGAGGGGGAAGTTGAGGAGTTTGGTCAACTCGGTGTAGACGCCAAAGACGATGATTGCAGGAAGGAATTGTGCCAGGTTCTCCAGATATCCGAACGGATCTTCATCTTTGTCGAGAAATCCGAAAGGTTGGCCAAAAGCGATTTTGGAAATGACATCTAGGGTGAAGAAAGACGTGACACGTCCGAGATCAACAGTCTTGAAGATACCTTGATCAGGCTTGTTGAGATACTTTTGGCTCAGAAGTTCATGCATCTGCAATAGCTTCTCATCTACTTCCTGCTCCAGGTGGAAGTTCTCTTTGCCGGAGTAGCCTGGAGCCATGCGGTTTCGGATATCG encodes:
- a CDS encoding uncharacterized protein (CAZy:GH11) — translated: MKFSFTALLSAAGAALAAPASLEERATLNYVQNYNGAAANFKYNQGAGTYSLNWNGNTDVVVGLGWTTGSARTINFSGSYNPGSSGSYYTVYGWLNSPLTEYYIVENYGSFNPCTGSGVTQQGSVTSDGSTYQVCTHTQVNQPSIVGTATFTQFFSVRQSKRTSGSVTTANHFKYWATKGFGNSNFNYQVFATEAFSGSGSASVTVS